A window of the Miscanthus floridulus cultivar M001 chromosome 14, ASM1932011v1, whole genome shotgun sequence genome harbors these coding sequences:
- the LOC136504202 gene encoding uncharacterized protein, with protein sequence MARKGSRRALLREGRAAPTLCRPRLAVHVQLAQAVLAGCAADADDAELVGLPHEAVLVHVIENAQGQSVTAPGSASQQCSSRTAVQMLLLSGALVELGDHHLGGRGQRPGVAAPARLGDDIAAS encoded by the exons atggccaggAAGGGCTCGCGTCGCGCTTTGCTCCGGGAAGGTCGAGCCGCACCAACACTGTGCCGGCCTCGACTTGCCGTCCACGTCCAGCTTGCACAGGCGGTCCTGGCCGGATGCGCAGCCGACGCCGACGACGCCGAGCTGGTCGGTCTGCCCCACGAGGCCGTCCTGGTCCACGTGATAGAGAATGCGCAGGGCCAGTCTGTGACCGCGCCTGGTTCAGCTTCTCAACAATGTTCTTCGCGGACA GCAGTACAAATGCTGCTGCTATCAGGCGCGCTCGTGGAACTCGGCGACCATCATCTCGGCGGCCGCGGGCAGCGCCCTGGCGTGGCGGCGCCGGCGCGCCTGGGCGACGACATTGCTGCTAGCTAA